In Chroogloeocystis siderophila 5.2 s.c.1, a single window of DNA contains:
- a CDS encoding GNAT family N-acetyltransferase translates to MSIQVVKLKRSQIDAASEVLAQAFNNDPMFSYFALEDEPARLDLINWVAKTIVRYSQRYNHIYTTQDDIKGIAVWLPPGKYPFNNLRFLLYGLYRIPPKLRFDRFRQLIALYSKIEEYHQQDLPEKHWYLGLLGVSPAYQSQGVGSLLLQPILKQADQEQLLCYLETSTERGVRFYQRQGFRVLRSGTFPETNLQYWTLKREPQEVIGN, encoded by the coding sequence ATGAGTATACAAGTAGTGAAGTTAAAGCGATCACAAATTGATGCAGCAAGCGAAGTTTTAGCACAAGCATTTAACAACGATCCGATGTTCAGTTATTTTGCACTAGAAGACGAACCCGCAAGACTCGATCTGATCAACTGGGTTGCGAAGACAATCGTGCGTTACAGCCAGCGTTACAACCACATCTACACAACGCAAGATGACATAAAAGGAATTGCAGTATGGCTACCACCAGGCAAATACCCATTCAACAATTTACGATTCCTACTATATGGATTGTATAGAATTCCTCCCAAACTGCGTTTCGATAGATTCAGACAGTTAATCGCCCTCTACTCCAAGATTGAAGAATACCATCAACAAGATCTGCCAGAAAAACACTGGTATCTAGGCTTGCTAGGAGTTTCGCCAGCGTATCAAAGTCAAGGAGTCGGTAGTTTACTCCTACAGCCAATTCTCAAACAAGCAGATCAAGAACAACTCCTTTGCTACTTAGAAACCTCCACAGAAAGAGGCGTACGTTTCTACCAAAGACAGGGTTTTAGAGTACTGCGATCTGGTACTTTCCCTGAAACAAATCTGCAATATTGGACACTTAAAAGAGAACCACAAGAGGTAATTGGTAACTGA
- a CDS encoding ABC exporter membrane fusion protein — MTLGLFSKGANRKLIGLIVVATLITGGIAYYGISQFGQRRRPQPNVTVPVVKKVTALGRIEPEGEVIRLSAPLALDGDRISQILVQEGDSVQAGQVVAILDSRDRLQDALQQALQQVKVTQARVAQVRAGAKRGEIQAQQATITRLEAELAGEIAAQNAAIARWQSEVRNANAEYNRFQQLYQQGAIAASSLDNKRLTAETAQAQLDEAQQTQSKTIESLQAQLKEARATLNQIAEVRPVDLQAAQSEVEEALTSVNRARTDLAQAYIKAPISGQILKIHSRVGEKMSDSGIADLAQTNTMLVVAEVYQTDINKVKLGQTATVTSEAINGKLQGVVSHVGLQVDRQNVFSNQPGENLDRRVVEVKIRLNPTDSQQVAGLTNLQVQTAIDL; from the coding sequence ATGACGCTTGGGCTATTCTCTAAAGGAGCAAATCGCAAGTTAATCGGGTTAATTGTTGTCGCAACTCTGATTACTGGAGGTATTGCATATTATGGAATTTCTCAGTTTGGACAAAGAAGAAGACCTCAACCTAATGTAACAGTTCCTGTCGTCAAGAAAGTCACTGCGCTAGGAAGAATTGAACCTGAAGGTGAAGTGATTCGCTTATCAGCACCATTAGCGTTAGATGGTGATCGCATCTCCCAAATTCTCGTGCAAGAAGGCGATTCTGTGCAAGCGGGACAAGTTGTGGCAATCTTAGATTCTAGAGATCGCTTGCAAGATGCCTTGCAACAAGCCCTACAACAAGTTAAAGTAACTCAAGCACGAGTTGCCCAAGTTAGAGCAGGTGCAAAGCGCGGAGAAATTCAAGCCCAGCAAGCAACAATTACGCGACTAGAAGCTGAACTCGCAGGTGAAATTGCTGCCCAAAATGCCGCGATCGCTCGTTGGCAATCAGAAGTTCGTAACGCCAATGCCGAGTATAATCGCTTTCAACAGTTGTATCAACAAGGCGCAATAGCAGCATCCAGCTTAGATAACAAACGGTTAACTGCTGAAACCGCCCAAGCGCAACTTGACGAGGCGCAACAAACTCAAAGTAAAACAATAGAATCTCTCCAAGCGCAACTCAAAGAAGCCCGCGCCACCTTAAATCAAATTGCGGAAGTCCGCCCAGTCGATCTACAAGCTGCGCAGAGTGAAGTTGAAGAAGCTCTTACATCAGTTAATCGCGCCCGCACTGATTTAGCACAAGCTTATATTAAAGCACCAATATCAGGACAAATTCTCAAAATTCACTCGCGAGTTGGAGAGAAAATGAGTGATTCTGGTATTGCTGATTTAGCCCAAACAAATACGATGTTAGTGGTGGCAGAAGTATATCAAACCGACATCAATAAAGTCAAGCTAGGGCAAACTGCAACAGTTACCAGCGAAGCAATTAATGGCAAACTTCAAGGAGTTGTATCGCATGTAGGTTTACAAGTTGATCGCCAAAATGTTTTCAGCAATCAACCAGGAGAAAACCTCGATCGTCGCGTTGTTGAAGTCAAAATTCGCCTCAATCCTACAGATAGTCAACAAGTTGCTGGGTTAACAAATTTACAAGTACAAACAGCAATTGATCTTTGA
- a CDS encoding TetR/AcrR family transcriptional regulator, protein MPKIVDHDQYRKELLTKCFDLFAAKGYGAVTMRQIAKELGVSTGTLYHYFPSKQALFWQLYDELNERDTASMNAVLNSTDTLEERITAIFDYIAQNEDYFFKQFLITGDFYQQQDREEILANETLKHNYELNRDFVTKALETDDPAVVNFAMCLATGIMVVRLFEGNVVEYAEQAQLLNKMLTLYLQGSALSDVNVT, encoded by the coding sequence ATGCCTAAGATTGTTGACCATGACCAATACCGCAAAGAGTTACTGACAAAATGCTTTGATTTATTTGCGGCTAAGGGCTACGGTGCTGTAACAATGCGCCAAATTGCTAAAGAATTAGGTGTATCTACAGGAACACTGTATCACTACTTTCCAAGTAAGCAAGCTTTATTTTGGCAGCTATATGACGAATTAAATGAGCGAGATACCGCAAGTATGAATGCTGTGCTGAATAGTACTGATACTTTAGAGGAACGAATTACAGCAATTTTTGATTATATTGCCCAAAATGAAGATTATTTTTTTAAACAATTTCTGATTACAGGAGACTTTTATCAACAACAAGATCGCGAGGAGATTTTGGCAAATGAAACCCTCAAGCACAACTATGAGTTGAATCGAGATTTTGTTACCAAAGCTTTGGAGACTGACGATCCGGCTGTGGTTAATTTTGCAATGTGTTTAGCAACAGGAATTATGGTTGTACGTTTATTTGAAGGCAATGTTGTTGAGTATGCTGAGCAAGCACAACTGTTGAATAAGATGCTGACGCTTTATTTACAAGGATCAGCATTGAGTGATGTGAATGTAACTTAA